In one Rhopalosiphum padi isolate XX-2018 chromosome 3, ASM2088224v1, whole genome shotgun sequence genomic region, the following are encoded:
- the LOC132926767 gene encoding R3H domain-containing protein 4-like, with amino-acid sequence MGITKRPASNCSDEILAADIDELVDNTVYSTSNSDASDESDYEMMIPPPVTIIDYSAFYRDLCPELRISYNNDISDADNKPVSHKKKNISQMGRKKANRAQNENFLLSLSDELEDDIFCNDNKNGFTKAINRLSTRPDLKESFIEGNDELVLTKRNKGSAAENHAEKKSKRSIRPDLAFKNLTTSQKSLFKQKSLPFAAIDHLETEVVRYFSLVPKGIYTSAPLPSYNRMLLHSIVRYYSLDAMSVNSRGRRAQKIVQVRNSRFDDFKPPRMSLLKYISSLNNNC; translated from the exons ATGGGTATAACTAAGAGGCCTGCTAGCAATTGCAGTGATGAAATACTTGCAGCCGATATAGATGAACT tgTTGATAATACGGTTTACTCTACTTCCAACTCTGATGCCAGTGATGAATCAGACTATGAAATGATGATACCGCCACCCGTAACCATAATTGATTATTCAGCATTCTACAGAGATCTCTGCCCTGAATTAAGGATTTCCTACAATAATGATATCTCAGATGCTGATAATAAACCTGTAtcacataagaaaaaaaatatttctcaaatGGGACGCAAGAAAGCAAATCGTGCACAAAATG aaaattttcTTCTTTCTTTGAGTGATGAACTTGaagatgatatattttgtaatgacAACAAAAATGGATTCACCAAAGCAATCAACAGGCTTTCGACTCGGCCTGAC ttgaaagAATCATTTATTGAAGGAAATGATGAGCTTGTACTAACAAAACGTAATAAAGGTTCTGCTGCCGAAAATCATGCTGAAAAAAAGTCAAAACGAAGCATTCGCCCAGATTTGGCATTTAAAAATCTGACTACATCACAAAAATCCCTCTTCAAACAGAAAAGTTTACCTTTT GCTGCTATAGATCATCTGGAAACCGAGGTTGTACGATATTTTTCGCTTGTACCAAAAGGCATTTACACATCAGCACCATTGCCAAGTTACAACAGAATGCTGCTGCATAGTATTGTCCGTTACTATTCTTTGGATGCCATga gtGTAAATAGCCGTGGTCGACGTGCCCAGAAAATTGTACAAGTACGCAACAGTCGTTTTGATGATTTTAAACCACCTCGTATGAGCCTGTTAAAATACATATCAAGTCTTAATAACAATTGTTAA